The Streptomyces sp. NBC_01197 genome window below encodes:
- a CDS encoding VOC family protein: protein MDAAGVEWSDAVSGAPCWVNLTARDLAAAQDFYASVMSWEFRPAKLGEEFSVALLDGAPVAGIGALAPALQVAVAWTPFFAVADADVATARIRERSGTVAIGPVSLVSGRGALAADRDGAVFGIWEGQLLSGWAAWRDSTPAWLRLRTRDAFEAAIFYGGVLDWASGLPGSCEVEYEQEEVVLRSGGHVVARLSSGALEAASDPAVRPHWQVHFPVPDVPACVEAALARGGTLVARQTTPSGAEATLRDPDGGLFTVTPMRPGDMGARLSPGPADS, encoded by the coding sequence GTGGATGCCGCAGGCGTGGAGTGGAGCGACGCGGTGTCCGGGGCCCCCTGTTGGGTCAACCTGACCGCACGGGATCTGGCCGCGGCCCAGGACTTCTACGCCTCGGTGATGTCCTGGGAGTTCCGGCCCGCGAAACTCGGTGAGGAGTTCAGTGTCGCCCTGCTGGACGGGGCGCCGGTCGCCGGGATCGGTGCGCTCGCGCCCGCTCTGCAGGTCGCCGTCGCCTGGACTCCGTTCTTCGCTGTCGCCGACGCGGATGTGGCCACCGCACGGATCAGGGAGCGCAGCGGCACGGTGGCCATCGGGCCGGTCTCCCTCGTATCGGGGCGCGGCGCGCTGGCCGCGGACCGGGACGGGGCGGTTTTCGGGATCTGGGAGGGGCAGCTCCTGTCCGGCTGGGCGGCGTGGCGCGACAGCACGCCCGCCTGGCTGCGGCTGCGCACCCGTGACGCCTTCGAAGCGGCGATCTTCTACGGGGGAGTGCTGGACTGGGCCAGCGGACTTCCGGGGAGCTGCGAGGTCGAGTACGAGCAGGAGGAAGTCGTCCTGCGCAGTGGCGGCCATGTGGTCGCCCGGCTCAGTTCCGGGGCGCTGGAGGCGGCGAGTGACCCGGCGGTCCGGCCGCACTGGCAGGTGCACTTCCCGGTGCCTGACGTGCCGGCCTGCGTGGAGGCGGCGCTCGCCCGGGGCGGGACTCTCGTCGCCCGCCAGACGACACCATCCGGTGCGGAGGCGACACTGCGCGACCCGGACGGCGGTCTGTTCACCGTGACCCCGATGCGTCCTGGGGATATGGGCGCCCGCCTGTCACCGGGGCCGGCCGACTCATAG
- a CDS encoding S53 family peptidase: MAAAALALAAPIGQAAPAHSGSSAQGVKVARSCAEPTKKNEMACNALHVTSGTPVTANTERGITAAAAPSGLGPSSLQAAYKLPSATAGSGATVAIVDAYDDPKAESDLGTYRAQYGLPACTTANGCFKKVGQAGTSTLPSADGGWAEEISLDLDMVSAACPNCHILLVEAKTPTMTNLGTAVNTAVKLGAKYVSNSYGGGESSSDSSYDTSYFNHPGVAITVSSGDGGYGAEYPASSRYVTAVGGTSLRTASTSRGWAESVWSGAGSGCSGYDAKPSWQKDTGCAKRTVADVSAVADPNTGVAVYDSYSPGTGWMVFGGTSASSPLIAAVYALAGTPSSGSTPASFPYAHTGSLYDVTSGSNGSCGSSYLCTGKAGYDGPSGLGTPNGTAAFKG, encoded by the coding sequence ATGGCCGCCGCCGCGCTCGCGCTGGCTGCACCCATCGGCCAGGCGGCGCCCGCCCATTCGGGCTCATCGGCCCAGGGCGTCAAGGTGGCCCGCTCATGTGCCGAGCCGACGAAGAAGAACGAGATGGCGTGCAACGCACTCCATGTCACGTCGGGTACACCGGTGACGGCCAACACCGAACGCGGCATCACGGCCGCCGCCGCGCCCTCCGGCCTCGGCCCGTCCTCGCTCCAGGCGGCGTACAAACTCCCTTCCGCGACCGCGGGTTCGGGTGCGACCGTGGCGATCGTCGACGCGTATGACGACCCGAAGGCCGAGTCCGACCTCGGGACGTACCGCGCGCAGTACGGGCTCCCGGCGTGCACCACCGCCAACGGCTGCTTCAAGAAGGTCGGCCAGGCCGGCACCTCCACCCTGCCCTCGGCGGACGGCGGCTGGGCCGAGGAGATATCCCTCGACCTCGACATGGTCAGCGCGGCCTGCCCCAACTGCCACATCCTCCTGGTGGAGGCCAAGACGCCGACGATGACCAACCTGGGCACCGCGGTGAACACGGCCGTCAAGCTCGGCGCCAAGTACGTCTCCAACAGCTACGGCGGCGGCGAGTCCTCCTCCGACAGCTCGTACGACACCTCGTACTTCAACCACCCCGGCGTGGCCATCACCGTGAGCTCGGGTGACGGCGGCTACGGCGCCGAGTACCCGGCCTCTTCCCGCTACGTCACCGCCGTCGGCGGTACGTCGCTCAGGACCGCCTCCACCAGCCGCGGCTGGGCGGAGTCCGTGTGGAGCGGAGCCGGTTCGGGCTGCTCGGGCTATGACGCGAAGCCGTCGTGGCAGAAGGACACCGGCTGCGCCAAGCGCACGGTCGCCGATGTCTCAGCGGTCGCCGACCCCAACACGGGCGTCGCCGTGTACGACTCGTACAGCCCGGGCACCGGCTGGATGGTCTTCGGCGGCACCAGCGCGTCCTCGCCGCTGATCGCAGCGGTCTACGCACTCGCGGGCACCCCGTCGTCCGGCTCCACCCCGGCGTCGTTCCCGTACGCGCACACCGGTTCGCTCTACGACGTCACCAGCGGCTCGAACGGCAGCTGCGGCTCGTCGTACCTGTGCACCGGCAAGGCTGGCTATGACGGCCCGAGCGGTCTGGGCACCCCCAACGGAACCGCGGCCTTCAAGGGCTGA
- a CDS encoding ferredoxin — MTWHVEVDRSQCMASGMCAGAAPDLFALDHDRARALNSDIAEDERALDAADICPAMAITVHDGEKPIGPRP; from the coding sequence ATGACATGGCATGTGGAGGTGGACCGAAGCCAGTGCATGGCATCGGGGATGTGCGCGGGAGCCGCCCCCGACCTGTTCGCCCTCGACCACGACCGTGCCCGCGCCCTCAACAGCGACATCGCCGAGGACGAGCGGGCCCTGGACGCGGCGGACATCTGTCCGGCGATGGCCATCACGGTCCACGACGGGGAGAAGCCCATCGGCCCACGGCCGTAG
- a CDS encoding cytochrome P450 has product MTTASTEPLAYPFNTAEGLALAEEYEQVRNRPGLLQVRMAYGEPAWLVTRYEEARLVLGDLRFSRADGYKHDEPRQGEGRRDSGILGMDPPDHTRLRSLVAKAFTVRQVEKLRPQVRELTAGLLDRMEAAGPPVDLVEEYALPIPVAVICRMLGVPEEDRPKFRIWSDAALSTSSLTAEEFDANREELRAYMAGLIAQHRAEPRDDLMTALIEARDGGDRLSELELVDLCVGILVAGHETTASQIPNFVHTLLDHPGEWQRLGSGPGLIDSAVEELLRFIPLGSGAGQPRYAKEDIEVGGTLVRAGSPVLVAVGAANRDALRFSAPGKLDLSRATNQHLGFGHGVHHCLGAPLARLELQEALGALTARFPDLRLAGDIVWKDEMLVRGPRVMPVGW; this is encoded by the coding sequence GTGACCACAGCCAGCACGGAACCTCTCGCCTATCCCTTCAACACAGCCGAGGGCCTCGCCCTGGCCGAGGAGTACGAACAGGTACGCAACCGGCCGGGACTGCTGCAGGTCCGGATGGCCTACGGCGAACCGGCCTGGCTCGTCACCCGTTACGAGGAGGCCCGCCTGGTCCTGGGCGACCTGCGCTTCAGCCGGGCCGACGGGTACAAGCACGACGAGCCCCGCCAGGGCGAAGGACGCAGGGACAGCGGCATCCTGGGCATGGACCCGCCCGACCACACCCGGCTGCGCTCGCTGGTGGCCAAGGCGTTCACGGTGCGCCAGGTCGAGAAACTGCGCCCCCAGGTACGGGAGCTGACCGCGGGACTGCTGGACAGGATGGAGGCCGCCGGACCGCCGGTCGACCTGGTAGAGGAGTACGCGCTGCCGATCCCGGTCGCCGTGATCTGCCGGATGCTGGGCGTACCGGAGGAGGACCGGCCGAAGTTCCGGATCTGGAGTGACGCCGCGCTCTCGACGAGTTCGCTCACGGCCGAGGAGTTCGATGCCAACCGCGAGGAACTCCGGGCCTATATGGCCGGATTGATCGCTCAGCACCGCGCCGAGCCGCGTGACGACCTGATGACGGCGCTGATCGAGGCGAGGGACGGCGGCGACCGGCTGTCCGAGCTCGAACTGGTCGACCTCTGCGTCGGCATCCTGGTCGCCGGGCACGAGACCACCGCCAGCCAGATTCCCAACTTCGTCCATACTCTGCTGGACCACCCCGGTGAGTGGCAGCGGCTGGGGTCCGGCCCGGGTCTCATCGACAGCGCGGTGGAGGAACTGCTCCGCTTCATACCGCTGGGCAGCGGCGCGGGCCAGCCCCGGTACGCGAAGGAGGACATAGAGGTGGGCGGCACGCTGGTGCGCGCCGGCTCTCCCGTCCTGGTCGCGGTGGGAGCGGCGAACCGGGACGCGCTGCGTTTCTCGGCCCCGGGCAAGCTGGACCTCTCCCGCGCCACCAACCAGCACCTCGGTTTCGGCCATGGGGTCCACCACTGCCTGGGCGCCCCGCTCGCCCGGCTCGAACTCCAGGAGGCGCTGGGCGCGCTCACCGCCCGCTTCCCGGATCTCCGGCTCGCGGGCGACATCGTCTGGAAGGACGAGATGCTGGTCCGCGGCCCCCGTGTCATGCCGGTCGGGTGGTGA
- a CDS encoding TetR/AcrR family transcriptional regulator yields MEERPSSGSAERRRDAQGTRRLLLDAAAKLFAERGYEAATVRDIAAVAGVNQALLFRYFGSKQALLTEVIASGGQEQVRTTAPERLFATALRGMLAGGGKEAADLPLAVYLRSIGTGGEAGDMVRALGDEYSAALSTLSGEEDSLLRADLAMAWLLGIGLMRVVVAKEPLAGAAPEEISRLVLSALGSLLEDLAPAED; encoded by the coding sequence ATGGAGGAACGCCCCAGCAGCGGGTCCGCCGAGCGGCGCCGTGACGCCCAGGGGACCCGGCGGCTGCTCCTCGACGCGGCGGCGAAACTGTTCGCCGAGCGGGGATACGAGGCTGCGACGGTGCGCGACATCGCCGCGGTGGCGGGGGTCAACCAGGCTCTGCTTTTCAGGTACTTCGGCTCGAAGCAGGCGCTGCTCACCGAGGTGATCGCGTCCGGGGGCCAGGAGCAGGTGCGCACGACGGCGCCGGAGCGGCTGTTCGCCACAGCGCTGCGCGGGATGCTCGCCGGTGGCGGAAAAGAGGCGGCGGACCTGCCGCTGGCCGTCTATCTGCGGTCGATCGGGACCGGTGGAGAAGCGGGCGACATGGTGAGGGCGCTGGGTGACGAGTACTCCGCGGCGCTGTCCACCCTGTCCGGCGAGGAGGACAGCCTCCTGCGTGCGGATCTCGCCATGGCGTGGCTGCTGGGGATCGGCCTGATGCGGGTCGTCGTGGCCAAGGAGCCCCTGGCCGGGGCCGCCCCGGAAGAGATCTCCCGGCTGGTGCTCAGCGCACTGGGGAGTCTGCTGGAGGACCTGGCACCCGCCGAGGACTGA
- a CDS encoding serine/threonine-protein kinase, which produces MTQVGPYRMLAELGRGGMGRVLLGSAPDGRLVAVKAVHDSLAEDEGFRERCRREVAASRRVSGAYTAPVVDADADAPTPWLASAFVAGPSLQRAVDEGGPLQEEAVLRLAAGLVTALGEVHGAGLVHRDLKPANVLLAEDGPRMIDFGIARAFDVATGGNRLTQTGWLIGSPPYMSPEQAEGRELSPSGDVFSLGAVLVMACTGASPFAAASVPQELYRVVHAEPDLATLPSRVRQIAAACLAKAPGARPDLAGLREMIGELTPSARPWPATVCALADDQRAEIDRLLSWAQRASDGAAEQVAVQTADMPTPAGTRVLTGPPLAPDDPGNPRDSEDQLAAAAPPVPGTPGRARRTAAVGALVCLVLLAGIVLWTQWPSSRACAAAMAGHCAGHATGPTGSADDTASPSSTATTGTATASTSPAPGPSSYDSSGTDRTSFTEDALLPRQFTDDKGITFARVEGGARPCDQAASGQGPLKGSDVVKELTAHGCTQVMTGVYLEQPGPNSNAGNPVLVSIQVFPFPDVATAGDMSNYLNGGARWNLTTWCTQSGAGAKPCIPGISHGYRYESHRMSHCYVIAAMANRTDLSNDGSIGPWLSSAVAEAADSAGPQNQGGQ; this is translated from the coding sequence GTGACGCAGGTCGGGCCATACCGGATGCTGGCCGAACTGGGCCGGGGCGGGATGGGCCGGGTTCTGCTCGGCAGCGCTCCGGACGGTCGGCTTGTCGCGGTCAAGGCCGTCCACGACAGCTTGGCCGAGGATGAAGGGTTCCGGGAGAGATGCCGCCGTGAGGTGGCGGCGTCCCGCAGGGTGTCCGGCGCCTACACCGCGCCGGTCGTCGACGCCGACGCTGATGCGCCGACGCCCTGGCTGGCCTCGGCGTTTGTGGCCGGGCCGTCGTTGCAGCGAGCCGTCGACGAGGGCGGCCCGCTGCAGGAGGAGGCGGTGCTGAGGCTGGCAGCCGGGCTGGTCACGGCGCTCGGCGAAGTCCACGGGGCCGGCTTGGTGCACCGGGACCTCAAACCCGCCAATGTGCTGCTCGCCGAGGACGGCCCCAGAATGATCGACTTCGGCATCGCCCGAGCCTTCGACGTGGCGACGGGCGGCAATCGGCTCACGCAAACCGGATGGCTGATCGGCTCCCCACCGTACATGTCCCCGGAACAGGCCGAGGGGCGCGAACTCAGCCCGTCCGGCGACGTGTTCTCGCTCGGTGCCGTGCTGGTCATGGCCTGCACCGGTGCGAGCCCGTTCGCCGCGGCCTCTGTTCCGCAGGAGTTGTACCGCGTGGTGCACGCCGAGCCCGACCTGGCCACGCTGCCGTCGCGCGTACGCCAGATCGCGGCTGCGTGTCTGGCCAAGGCCCCGGGCGCCCGGCCCGACCTGGCCGGGTTACGCGAGATGATCGGTGAGCTCACTCCCTCCGCGCGGCCCTGGCCTGCCACGGTGTGTGCCCTGGCCGACGACCAGCGCGCCGAGATCGACCGTTTGCTCAGCTGGGCGCAACGGGCAAGCGACGGCGCCGCCGAACAGGTCGCCGTCCAGACAGCCGACATGCCGACCCCGGCCGGCACACGAGTCCTCACTGGCCCGCCGCTCGCACCGGACGATCCTGGCAACCCCCGCGACTCCGAGGATCAACTTGCCGCTGCCGCGCCCCCGGTACCGGGAACCCCCGGGCGGGCCCGGCGCACTGCGGCCGTGGGTGCGCTGGTCTGTCTGGTCCTGCTCGCCGGGATCGTGCTGTGGACGCAGTGGCCCTCGTCCCGGGCCTGCGCGGCGGCCATGGCCGGCCACTGCGCAGGTCACGCGACCGGCCCGACGGGCTCAGCCGACGATACGGCCTCACCCAGCTCCACGGCCACGACCGGCACCGCGACGGCCAGCACCAGCCCCGCACCTGGGCCCTCGTCCTACGACAGCAGCGGCACCGACCGGACCTCGTTCACCGAAGACGCCTTGCTGCCCCGGCAGTTCACTGACGACAAGGGCATCACCTTCGCCCGAGTGGAGGGCGGGGCACGGCCCTGCGACCAGGCAGCGTCCGGCCAGGGCCCACTCAAAGGCAGCGACGTCGTGAAGGAGTTGACGGCCCACGGATGTACCCAGGTGATGACGGGGGTCTACCTTGAGCAGCCTGGCCCCAACTCCAACGCCGGCAACCCCGTTCTGGTGTCGATTCAGGTCTTCCCGTTCCCTGACGTTGCAACGGCCGGGGACATGTCCAACTACCTCAACGGCGGGGCACGCTGGAATCTCACCACATGGTGCACTCAGAGCGGCGCAGGAGCCAAGCCGTGTATCCCCGGAATCTCCCATGGTTACCGTTACGAGTCCCACCGTATGTCCCACTGCTACGTGATCGCTGCAATGGCCAACCGCACCGACCTCAGCAATGACGGCTCCATCGGCCCCTGGCTCAGCTCTGCGGTGGCCGAGGCAGCCGACTCGGCCGGCCCGCAGAACCAGGGCGGCCAGTGA